From Dasypus novemcinctus isolate mDasNov1 chromosome 8, mDasNov1.1.hap2, whole genome shotgun sequence, the proteins below share one genomic window:
- the USP20 gene encoding ubiquitin carboxyl-terminal hydrolase 20 isoform X5: MKNLGNSCYMNAALQALSNCPPLTQFFLECGGLVRTDKKPALCKSYQKLVSEVWHRKRPSYVVPTSLSHGIKLVNPMFRGYAQQDTQEFLRCLMDQLHEELKEPVVALAAVTEARDSDSSDTDEKREGDRSPSEDEFLSCDSSSDRGEGDGQGRGGGSSQAETELLIPEEAGRAISEKERMKDRKFSWGQQRTNSEQVDEDADVDTAMAALDNQPSEALPPSPRSTSPCRTPEPDNDAHMRSSSRPCSPVHHHEGHAKLSSSPLRASPVRMGPSYMLKKGSRRRKEQHYRSVISDIFDGSILSLVQCLTCDRVSTTVETFQDLSLPIPGKEDLAKLHSAIYQNVPAKPGTCGDSYAAQGWLAFIVEYIRRFVVSCTPSWFWGPVVTLEDCLAAFFAADELKGDNMYSCERCKKLRNGVKYCKVLRLPEILCIHLKRFRHEVMYSFKINSHVSFPLEGLDLRPFLAKECMSQITTYDLLSVICHHGTAGSGHYIAYCQNVINGQWYEFDDQYVTEVHETVVQNAEAYVLFYRKSSEEAVRERQQVVSLAAMREPSLLRFYVSREWLNKFNTFAEPGPITNHTFLCSHGGIPPNKYHYIDDLVVILPQNVWEHLYNRFGGGPAVNHLYVCSVCQVEIEALAKRRRIEIDTFIKLNKAFQAEESPSVIYCISMQWFREWEAFVKGKDNEPPGPIDNSRIMQIKGSGHIQLKQGADYGQISEETWIYLNNLYGGGPEIAIRQSVAQLQDPESLHGEQKIEAETRAV, encoded by the exons ATGAAAAACCTTGGGAACTCCTGCTACATGAACGCCGCCTTGCAGGCCCTGTCCAATTG CCCTCCGCTGACCCAGTTCTTCTTGGAGTGTGGAGGCCTGGTGCGCACAGACAAGAAGCCAGCCCTGTGCAAAAGTTACCAGAAGCTGGTCTCTGAGGTCTGGCACAGAAAACG CCCAAGCTACGTGGTTCCCACCAGCCTGTCTCATGGGATCAAGTTGGTCAACCCGATGTTCCGAGGCTATGCCCAGCAG GACACCCAGGAGTTCCTGCGCTGCCTGATGGACCAGCTGCATGAGGAGCTCAAGGAGCCAGTGGTGGCCTTGGCAGCAGTAACCGAAGCTCGGGACTCAGACTCGAGTGACACAGATGAGAAGCGAGAGGGTGACCGGAGCCCATCAGAGGATGAGTTTCTGTCCTGTGACTCAAGCAGTGACCGGGGTGAGGGTGATGGGCAGGGTCGTGGCGGGGGCAGCTCACAGGCCGAGACAGAGCTGCTGATTCCAGAGGAGGCGGGCCGTGCCATCTCCGAGAAAGAGCGGATGAAGGACCGCAAGTTCTCCTGGGGCCAGCAGCGCACAAATTCCGAGCAAGTAGATGAGGATGCTGATGTGGACACCGCCATGGCTGCCCTTGACAACCAGCCCTCAGAGgctctaccaccatcaccacgTTCCACCAGCCCCTGCCGGACACCAG AGCCAGACAATGATGCCCACATGCGCAGCTCCTCTCGCCCCTGCAGCCCAGTCCACCATCATGAGGGCCATGCCAAGCTGTCCAGCAGCCCTCTTCGTGCAAGCCCTGTGAGAATGGGACCATCATACATGCTCAAGAAAG GCAGCCGAAGGCGGAAGGAACAGCACTACCGCAGCGTCATCTCGGACATCTTTGATGGCTCCATTCTCAGCCTCGTGCAGTGTCTCACCTGTGATCGG GTGTCGACCACCGTGGAGACATTCCAGGACCTGTCATTGCCTATTCCTGGCAAGGAAGACCTAGCCAAGCTCCACTCAGCCATCTATCAGAATGTGCCAGCCAAGCCAGGCACCTGTGGAGACAGCTATGCTGCCCAAGGCTGGCTTGCCTTCATTGTTGAATATATTCGACG GTTTGTGGTATCCTGTACCCCAAGCTGGTTTTGGGGGCCTGTCGTCACCCTGGAAGACTGCCTGGCTGCCTTTTTTGCTGCTGATGAGTTGAAGG GTGACAACATGTACAGCTGTGAACGGTGTAAAAA GTTGCGGAATGGGGTGAAGTACTGTAAAGTCCTCCGGCTGCCCGAG atccTTTGTATTCACCTGAAGCGCTTTCGGCATGAGGTGATGTACTCGTTCAAAATCAACAGCCACGTCTCCTTCCCCCTGGAGGGACTCGACCTGCGACCCTTCCTTGCCAAGGAGTGCATGTCCCAGATTACCACCTACGACCTCCTCTCAGTCATCTGCCACCATGGCACAGCAGGCA GTGGGCACTACATTGCCTACTGCCAAAATGTGATTAATGGCCAATGGTATGAGTTCGATGACCAGTATGTCACCGAGGTCCATGAGACGGTGGTGCAGAACGCCGAGGCCTATGTCCTCTTCTACAG GAAGAGCAGCGAGGAGGCAGTACGGGAGCGGCAGCAGGTGGTGTCACTCGCTGCCATGCGGGAGCCCAGCCTGCTGCGCTTCTACGTGTCCCGTGAATGGCTTAACAAGTTCAACACCTTTGCTGAGCCGGGGCCCATTACCAACCATACCTTTCTCTGCTCCCATGGAG GCATCCCGCCCAACAAATACCACTACATTGACGACCTGGTGGTGATCCTACCCCAGAATGTCTGGGAGCACCTCTACAACAG GTTTGGGGGCGGCCCTGCTGTGAACCATCTGTATGTGTGCTCCGTCTGCCAGGTGGAGATTGAGGCTCTGGCCAAACGCAGGAGGATCGAGATCGACACCTTCATTAAG CTGAACAAGGCGTTCCAGGCCGAGGAATCGCCCAGTGTCATCTACTGCATCAGCATGCAGTGGTTCCGGGAGTGGGAGGCCTTTGTCAAGGGGAAGGACAATG AGCCTCCAGGGCCCATTGACAATAGCAGGATCATGCAGATCAAAGGAAGTGGCCACATCCAGCTGAAGCAGG GAGCTGACTATGGGCAGATTTCAGAGGAGACCTGGATCTACCTGAACAATCTGTACGGAGGTGGCCCGGAGATTGCCATCCGGCAGAGTGTGGCCCAGCTTCAGGATCCAGAGAGCTTACATGGGGAGCAAAAAATCGAGGCTGAGACCCGGGCTGTGTAA